In a genomic window of Thiosocius teredinicola:
- a CDS encoding cytochrome C assembly family protein, with amino-acid sequence MNINLIAFPAAVLYFIGGLSTGLRLFGAEGAWRPPRGLGIGLGFAALLLHAILLYQELFTSGGLNLSFFNAVSLAAWTVAGLLLVSALSKPVENLAIVALPIAAITVLLDLRFHGNHLLGEHVGWDLRVHVLTSMLAYSLLTLASVQAILLAVQDNHLRRHHPGGFIRALPPLQTMESLLFEMISLGFVLLSVSLVTGFVYLEDMFAQHLVHKTVLSIVAWFAFAVLLWGRYRFGWRGRTAIRWTLVGFAVLMLAYFGSKAVIELILKR; translated from the coding sequence ATGAACATTAACCTGATCGCCTTCCCCGCCGCGGTGTTGTATTTCATTGGCGGCCTGAGTACCGGCCTGCGACTGTTCGGCGCCGAAGGCGCGTGGCGTCCGCCACGCGGCCTGGGCATCGGCCTGGGGTTTGCCGCGCTGCTGCTGCACGCCATCCTGCTGTACCAGGAGCTGTTCACCAGCGGCGGGCTCAACCTGAGCTTCTTCAACGCCGTATCGCTGGCGGCATGGACGGTGGCCGGCCTGCTGCTGGTCTCGGCACTGAGCAAGCCGGTCGAGAACCTGGCGATCGTCGCCCTGCCGATTGCCGCAATCACGGTGCTGCTCGATCTGCGTTTTCACGGCAATCACCTGCTCGGCGAGCACGTCGGCTGGGACCTGCGGGTGCACGTGCTGACCTCGATGCTGGCCTACAGCCTGCTGACGCTGGCCAGCGTGCAGGCCATTCTGCTCGCGGTGCAGGACAACCACCTGCGCCGCCACCACCCTGGCGGCTTCATCCGCGCACTGCCGCCGTTGCAGACCATGGAGTCACTGCTGTTCGAGATGATCAGCCTCGGCTTCGTGCTGCTCAGCGTCAGCCTGGTCACCGGCTTCGTCTACCTCGAAGACATGTTCGCCCAGCACCTGGTACACAAGACCGTACTGTCGATCGTCGCCTGGTTCGCCTTCGCCGTGTTGTTGTGGGGACGCTATCGTTTCGGCTGGCGCGGACGCACCGCGATCCGCTGGACACTGGTTGGCTTTGCCGTGCTGATGCTGGCGTATTTCGGCAGCAAGGCCGTCATCGAACTGATTCTGAAACGCTGA
- a CDS encoding flagellar protein FliT: MSVSRHQLLDDALAMSRRMAQAGEQGDWDQVIALEPERRSLLEKAFATHAPVDELVAERVRTILELDKSLMERSIEAREAIAVELSQSNKARKANNAYQAAGR; this comes from the coding sequence ATGAGCGTTTCGCGTCACCAACTTCTCGACGACGCCTTGGCGATGAGCCGGCGTATGGCGCAGGCCGGCGAGCAGGGTGACTGGGATCAGGTCATTGCACTTGAGCCCGAGCGGCGCTCGCTGCTCGAAAAGGCCTTTGCCACCCACGCGCCGGTCGACGAACTGGTGGCTGAGCGGGTGCGTACCATACTGGAACTGGACAAGAGCCTGATGGAGCGCAGCATCGAGGCACGCGAGGCGATCGCGGTCGAGCTGAGTCAATCCAACAAGGCACGCAAGGCGAACAACGCCTACCAGGCAGCCGGGCGCTAA
- the fliS gene encoding flagellar export chaperone FliS, whose translation MSYGKKRSGIEQYGKVAAESEVAYASPHRLVQMLMEGALDKIATAKGCIERKDLEGKSRHITWAMSIVNGLRSSLDMESGGEIAANLDDLYTYISRRLVDASVQNDPQPLAESIDLLLEIKGAWDAMPEDVRQMRGSKLSADQAAT comes from the coding sequence ATGAGCTACGGCAAGAAGCGTTCAGGAATCGAACAATACGGCAAGGTCGCTGCGGAGTCTGAAGTCGCGTACGCGAGCCCGCACCGCCTTGTACAGATGCTGATGGAGGGCGCACTCGACAAGATTGCGACCGCCAAAGGCTGTATCGAGCGAAAGGATCTCGAAGGCAAGAGCCGCCACATCACCTGGGCCATGTCGATCGTCAACGGTCTGCGTAGCAGCCTCGACATGGAAAGCGGCGGTGAGATCGCCGCCAATCTCGACGACCTCTACACCTACATCAGCCGCCGCTTGGTCGATGCCTCGGTGCAGAACGATCCGCAGCCGCTGGCCGAAAGCATCGACCTGCTGCTCGAGATCAAAGGCGCATGGGACGCGATGCCCGAAGACGTACGTCAGATGCGCGGCAGTAAGTTGTCTGCCGATCAGGCGGCGACCTGA
- the fliD gene encoding flagellar filament capping protein FliD translates to MAITAAGVGSGLDIENIVTQLMSLERRPIDTLESKISDTRAEISAYGNLKSVLSTFQDKMKELSSFDAFRKFTSVSSDEDVLTASTTSSAASGSYSIDVTRLAQNHKLGSNESLDTATFGGGAGDALTLTVAGNSTTVDLSSAKTLSQVRDAINSASDNPGVQATILNTGGGNQRLILTASESGYDNRVELSYGGSIGAGTFGFATANKDALGATLTDLTELDAAFSVDGYALTASSNNVSDAIDGITFELKGIGSSTLTLERDTESIEASAKAFVDAYNEVINTVGDIRGDGLSSSSVLTGVARAMRSVLNTAPAGLTTAFGSLSELGITTNAKTGELEFNSDDFNDALNADFAGVAELFAHDDQGFAFRMESMMDYYLDGDGPVEGRVDSLNDRIRSMENRVDTLEGRMILKEQALRSQYAALDSLIGTLQSTGNFLTSSLSSGSS, encoded by the coding sequence ATGGCAATCACCGCAGCGGGCGTAGGCTCAGGGCTGGATATCGAGAACATCGTGACCCAGCTGATGTCGCTCGAGCGTCGGCCCATCGACACCTTGGAGAGCAAGATTTCCGACACACGTGCGGAAATCTCGGCGTACGGCAACCTCAAGAGCGTGTTGTCGACGTTCCAGGACAAAATGAAGGAACTAAGTTCCTTTGATGCATTCCGCAAATTTACGTCCGTTTCGTCCGACGAGGATGTGCTCACCGCATCCACGACGTCCAGCGCCGCTTCTGGCAGCTACAGCATCGACGTCACCCGCCTGGCACAGAATCACAAGCTGGGTTCCAACGAATCTCTCGACACCGCGACCTTCGGTGGCGGCGCCGGCGATGCGCTGACGCTGACCGTTGCCGGCAATTCGACGACGGTCGACCTGTCGTCGGCCAAGACCTTGTCGCAGGTACGCGATGCAATCAATTCTGCGTCCGACAACCCGGGCGTGCAGGCGACCATCCTCAATACCGGGGGTGGCAACCAGCGCCTGATCCTGACCGCCAGTGAGTCGGGCTACGACAATCGCGTCGAGCTTTCTTACGGTGGCTCAATCGGTGCCGGCACCTTCGGTTTCGCCACGGCCAACAAGGACGCGCTCGGCGCGACCCTGACGGACCTGACTGAGCTCGATGCCGCGTTCAGCGTTGACGGATACGCGTTGACCGCGTCGAGTAACAACGTCAGTGACGCGATCGACGGCATCACCTTCGAACTCAAAGGCATCGGTTCATCCACGCTCACCCTCGAGCGCGACACGGAATCGATCGAGGCATCGGCCAAGGCCTTTGTCGATGCCTACAACGAGGTCATCAATACGGTCGGCGATATTCGCGGCGATGGTCTGTCGAGCAGCTCGGTGCTGACCGGCGTGGCACGCGCGATGCGCTCGGTACTCAACACGGCACCGGCAGGATTGACCACGGCATTCGGCAGCCTGTCGGAACTGGGTATCACGACCAACGCCAAGACCGGCGAGCTCGAATTCAACAGCGACGATTTCAACGATGCGCTGAATGCCGACTTTGCCGGTGTCGCCGAATTGTTCGCCCACGACGACCAGGGCTTTGCGTTTCGTATGGAGTCGATGATGGACTACTACCTCGATGGCGACGGGCCGGTCGAGGGGCGGGTAGACAGTCTTAACGACCGGATTCGCAGCATGGAGAACCGGGTCGACACGCTCGAGGGTCGCATGATCCTCAAGGAACAGGCGTTGCGATCGCAGTACGCCGCGCTCGACAGTTTAATCGGTACTTTACAATCCACCGGTAACTTCTTGACCTCCAGTCTGTCTTCGGGCTCGTCGTAA
- a CDS encoding flagellar protein FlaG: MINDIGTIKAVAPAAVPSESTKPVERVAPVGGTRKEDPAERGEKAKEAAESLDQVVSELNTLAHDLHRELRFSVDNESGETVVKVVDSATEEVVRQIPSEEVVRLRKRLAEAAGVIFQGSA, from the coding sequence ATGATCAATGACATTGGGACAATCAAGGCAGTGGCACCCGCTGCTGTGCCGTCCGAATCCACCAAGCCGGTGGAGCGTGTCGCACCTGTCGGTGGAACCCGGAAAGAGGATCCTGCTGAGCGAGGCGAAAAGGCAAAAGAAGCTGCCGAGAGCCTCGACCAGGTCGTCTCCGAGCTCAACACTCTGGCACACGATCTGCATCGTGAACTGCGTTTCTCTGTCGACAACGAAAGCGGCGAGACCGTCGTCAAGGTCGTGGACAGTGCAACCGAAGAGGTCGTGCGGCAGATTCCGAGCGAAGAAGTGGTTCGCCTGCGCAAGCGACTTGCAGAAGCGGCAGGGGTGATTTTTCAAGGCTCTGCCTGA